The genomic interval CATGCATCGTATCGAGCCGCCGGCAAGTTCGATAGTCGGCACGACCAGAGGGACGAGCTTAGCCGATTTTTCAATGATTGCCTTCTGCTCATCACTCAGAGATGCGGCAGCACGGGCGGAAATTGCCAGAATCCTGCCATTTGAGGTGGAGAGTTCCATGGCATTTCCGGCAAATTCTTCTATCTGATAATGGCTGAGTTCGATAACATCGCGGCCTACTTCAGCTATGCGCCGTCGGATTTCTTCCCTGCGGGCATAATCTCTAATGATGTCGAAACCGACCAGAGCGAACTCGGTGGCAATACACATCATTACATTGGTGTGATAAATCGAATTACCGTTTTTGTCAGCTGTGGCAAAGGCCATGGGCTCAAAATTGAAATGGGTGCAGAATCGTTCCAGAGCGATGGCGTCTGCACGGTTGGACTTTGCTGTATAGGCGATGCGGGCAATATGATCGAGAACCATAGCACCCGTACCTTCGAGAAAAAGGTTGTCGTATTCCAGGCTGGAGTAATCGATGACATCCTGTACGCGGTATTCGGCTTTGAGCATTTCTATGATATCGCTGCGCCTCTCTCTCCGCCGGCTGGGCGAGTGCATGGGAAATATGGCGACATGTCCTCCCTGATGCGTGGAAAACCAGTTGTTGGGAAAAACCGAGTCAGGGGTGTCTTTAATGCCCCGATCCTCGAAAATATGGACACGCACGCCTTCGGCCTCAAGCCTCGAGGCGGCGGCGGAAACCTCTTCAAAGGCCTGCCTGGCGATGGTGGCAGGCGAAGAGTCATCCTCGCTGCGCTGAAAGGCATTATCGGTGGCGGTTTCCGGATTGGAATGAAATCTGTGCGGTCGGATCATGACGACGGCGCCCGGAGCCTGGATGTGTTGTAGCGTCATATGTTTCCTGGAAAGATATCCGGTTAAGCAAGAGAAAATACCTGTCAGAGTCTCTAGCATCCTACTTTAATGATGAATTTACCCTATACCGCGACCAGCTACAATACATATGTTGTAGGAACATTCTTCCATTACAGGACCCCTCCGCAATTTTTTCTCAATCCGGTTCAGCTTTTCGGAGATGAGCAGCTTAAGATGAGGCTCTAACTTTGAAAACATGCTTGTGTCCTTGCCTTTTTAATGTTGGGATTATATGATTTTTCAAAGGATCTGCATAACTGAAAACTTTAAAAGAGTAGTTCAGCTATAGGTTAGCAGGGGGATTTCCCTGTAGTACCGAAGCATCGGGAAAAAAACAATCAAAAGGAGCGGAGCGAATGGGTGAAATTCAAGAACCTCTGTGGGAGCGAACCTTACGAAGAATTCAAGATATCTGGCCTCTTGCCGATTCCGTTGTCCCTAGAAACAGATTTTCCACTGACCTGCCCCATAGTGATCTTCCTCGACTGCGTAAGAAAATCGACTCCTGCCTCGACGGCAAA from Desulfopila inferna carries:
- the ctlX gene encoding citrulline utilization hydrolase CtlX encodes the protein MTLQHIQAPGAVVMIRPHRFHSNPETATDNAFQRSEDDSSPATIARQAFEEVSAAASRLEAEGVRVHIFEDRGIKDTPDSVFPNNWFSTHQGGHVAIFPMHSPSRRRERRSDIIEMLKAEYRVQDVIDYSSLEYDNLFLEGTGAMVLDHIARIAYTAKSNRADAIALERFCTHFNFEPMAFATADKNGNSIYHTNVMMCIATEFALVGFDIIRDYARREEIRRRIAEVGRDVIELSHYQIEEFAGNAMELSTSNGRILAISARAAASLSDEQKAIIEKSAKLVPLVVPTIELAGGSIRCMLAGIHLAARY